In Candidatus Nanopelagicales bacterium, the DNA window GAAAGCTCGCACCGCGTCGGACTCAATCTGTTCCGGCTAACCTAAACGAACTATGACTAACCCCGCAGGCTCGAAGGCCTCGGACCGTCCAGAGCGGCCCACAATCGCGCAACTGCGTGAGGTATGTCAGCCGTCGACAATCACCGGCCGAAGTAACTCCGAGCATTGGGTCGGCGACCTGTATCACCGGCCGATTTCGCCGTATCTCACGCGTATCTTCTTGCGTGCGGGGTTCAGCGCGAATGGTGTGACAGCCGTCATGATCCTTATCGGCTGGGCGGCGGCGGCTAGCTTGCTCATTCCGGGACTAACGGGCGGTCTACTAGCCGCAATCCTGGGTCAGCTGCAGATGTTGATCGATTGCACCGACGGCGAGGTCGCCCGCTGGCGACGCTCCCAAAGCCCCACCGGAGTCTTTCTCGACAAAATCGCGCACTACTCGACCGAGGCCTTCATCGCCATAGCGTTAGGCGTGCGAGCTGCTGGTGGTTTCGACACCAACAGTGGCTGGATCCTGCTCGGCGCGCTACTGGCCGTGGTACTGCTACTAAACAAATCCCTCAACGATTTCGTTCACGTTGCCCGCGCATATTCCGGGTTACCCAAACTGTCGGAGTCTGCGTCGACCTCGGCGCCGCGCGCTGGGATTGTTGCAACGTTGCGTCGGTTGGCTGCGTACGTCCCGTTCTACAAGCTCTTCCACTCGATCGAGCTGACGCTGCTGGCCGCCGCCGCCGCAATCATCGACGCCTTCCTTGGGGACTTGACCGCAACCCGCATCCTGTTGGCGGCACTGCTGCCGCTAGCGACGCTGAGCACCATCGGGCACTTTGTCGCGATCGTGACTAGTTCGCGTTTGCGGACACAAACATGATTGATGTTGGGATTGTCGTTCTGACAATGGGCAGCCGGCCCGACGAACTGCGCAGAGGGCTCGATTCGTTGCTCGCACAGACGGATGTCAGCGTCGACATCGTCTGCGTGGGCAACGGCTGGGAGCCAGCCGACCTGCCCGCGAAGGTGCGCCCGCTGCACCTGCCCGAGAACCTCGGTGCCTGCTCTGGTCGCAACGCCGGAGCAGCTGCCACCACGGGCGAGGTCCTCTTCTTCTTCGACGACGACGCCTGGCTGACCGATCCCACGTTCCTAAGTAAGGCGGTCG includes these proteins:
- a CDS encoding CDP-alcohol phosphatidyltransferase family protein, producing MTNPAGSKASDRPERPTIAQLREVCQPSTITGRSNSEHWVGDLYHRPISPYLTRIFLRAGFSANGVTAVMILIGWAAAASLLIPGLTGGLLAAILGQLQMLIDCTDGEVARWRRSQSPTGVFLDKIAHYSTEAFIAIALGVRAAGGFDTNSGWILLGALLAVVLLLNKSLNDFVHVARAYSGLPKLSESASTSAPRAGIVATLRRLAAYVPFYKLFHSIELTLLAAAAAIIDAFLGDLTATRILLAALLPLATLSTIGHFVAIVTSSRLRTQT